A window from Chitinophaga filiformis encodes these proteins:
- a CDS encoding bifunctional 4-hydroxy-2-oxoglutarate aldolase/2-dehydro-3-deoxy-phosphogluconate aldolase, translating to MAAPAAEIIAAFERSKVIPVFYHDDAAVCIEVLQACYDAGLRVFEFTNRGEGARRNFAAMQEKKKAAMPDMYLGIGTIKNGEDVKVFADMGADFIVSPIIDAGVADSCRKENIVWIPGCMTPSEIAVAEKHEAPLTKLFPGNVLGPGFVKAIKPLFPKMKFMPTGGVEPTRESVKSWLDAGVVCVGMGSNLLNKELIDKKDWAALRVQMSGLVELVKSISK from the coding sequence ATGGCAGCACCAGCAGCAGAGATCATTGCCGCATTTGAGCGCAGTAAAGTAATTCCTGTATTCTATCATGATGATGCCGCAGTATGTATAGAAGTATTGCAGGCCTGTTATGATGCAGGGCTCCGTGTGTTTGAGTTCACGAACCGTGGCGAAGGTGCACGTCGCAATTTTGCCGCCATGCAGGAGAAGAAGAAAGCGGCTATGCCTGATATGTATCTGGGCATTGGTACGATTAAAAACGGGGAAGATGTAAAGGTATTCGCAGATATGGGTGCCGACTTCATCGTAAGCCCCATCATAGATGCCGGTGTAGCAGACAGTTGCCGTAAAGAGAATATCGTGTGGATACCCGGTTGTATGACCCCTTCGGAAATTGCAGTAGCTGAAAAGCATGAAGCGCCGCTGACGAAATTGTTTCCCGGCAATGTGTTGGGACCTGGTTTTGTAAAGGCGATCAAGCCGCTGTTCCCTAAAATGAAGTTTATGCCAACCGGCGGAGTAGAACCAACCAGGGAGAGTGTAAAATCATGGCTGGATGCAGGTGTAGTATGTGTAGGAATGGGTTCCAACCTGCTGAATAAAGAATTGATAGATAAAAAGGACTGGGCCGCACTACGTGTGCAGATGTCCGGTCTTGTAGAACTGGTAAAAAGCATCAGTAAATAA
- a CDS encoding sugar kinase has product MKPVKVISFGEILLRLSPEWNKNSAALFVGGAEANVAAALGRWGTPVSYISKVPDNGIATQVLEQLESLGIATDRMLKGGDRIGIYFLEQGTDLKNAGVVYDRKYSSFSQMQPGSVDWDSLLGDAEWFHWSALTPALNENTAAICKEVLEAATRKGLKISTDLNYRSKLWQYGKQPFAVMPELVQYCDVVMGNIWAAHQMLDTSLNTVALESATKDTYLAEAASVAREITEKYPRCKQVAFTFRFSNAFTHNLYYATWYEGGALKVSKQYETNEVVDRVGSGDSFMAGLIHAQVSGMDAQQTISFAAAAAWSKLFVRGDFNLTDKADILKLI; this is encoded by the coding sequence ATGAAGCCAGTTAAAGTAATTTCATTTGGAGAGATATTATTACGCTTGTCGCCGGAGTGGAACAAAAACAGCGCCGCCCTGTTCGTAGGCGGTGCAGAAGCCAACGTAGCCGCAGCATTGGGACGTTGGGGTACACCCGTTTCGTATATCAGCAAGGTGCCTGACAATGGTATTGCCACACAGGTGCTCGAGCAGCTGGAATCGCTGGGAATAGCAACAGATCGTATGCTGAAAGGAGGTGACCGTATCGGCATCTATTTCCTGGAACAGGGCACCGACCTGAAAAATGCAGGTGTTGTATACGACAGGAAGTATTCATCTTTCAGCCAGATGCAACCCGGTTCGGTAGATTGGGACAGCCTGCTGGGAGATGCTGAATGGTTCCACTGGAGTGCCCTGACACCCGCCCTGAATGAAAATACGGCCGCTATCTGCAAAGAAGTGCTGGAAGCGGCTACACGCAAAGGTCTGAAGATCTCAACAGACCTTAACTATCGCAGTAAGTTATGGCAGTATGGTAAACAACCATTTGCGGTAATGCCGGAACTGGTACAATATTGTGATGTGGTGATGGGAAATATCTGGGCCGCCCATCAGATGCTGGATACCTCTCTGAATACGGTAGCGCTGGAATCAGCTACGAAAGACACGTATCTCGCAGAAGCTGCATCGGTGGCCAGAGAAATTACAGAGAAATATCCCCGTTGCAAACAGGTGGCATTTACCTTCCGCTTTTCCAATGCGTTTACACATAACCTTTATTATGCCACCTGGTATGAAGGCGGAGCACTGAAAGTATCAAAACAGTATGAAACGAATGAAGTAGTAGACCGTGTTGGCAGCGGAGATAGTTTTATGGCGGGATTGATACATGCGCAGGTAAGCGGGATGGATGCACAACAGACCATTTCTTTTGCAGCAGCAGCAGCCTGGTCCAAATTATTCGTCAGGGGAGATTTTAATTTAACAGATAAAGCAGACATCTTAAAACTGATATAG
- the uxaC gene encoding glucuronate isomerase, whose protein sequence is MKQFLDADFLLQTETAKQLFHDYAKEMPIIDYHNHLPPDEIAANRQFENLTAMWLKGDHYKWRAMRANGVAEADITGDTDDYTKFRRWAETVPYTMRNPLYHWTHMELLNPFGVKQLLDKDSAEWVYGHCNDQLPKWTTQALLQHFKVHALCTTDDPCDTLEHHQAISQSSFNVRVLPTFRPDKAIGVEDVPAFNSYADKLGTAAGINTDNYSQFIDALRARHDYFHANGGRLSDHGISTFYAGSFTEEGLTASYAKLRKGQALTPEEADAFKAGTLHTICEWNHERGWVQQFHVGAIRNNNSRLLSRIGADAGVDSIGDWQVAQAMSVFLDRLDKNDKLAKTVVYNLNPAYNEVFATMVGNFQDGTVPGKMQFGSGWWFLDQKDGMEKQMNTLSNMGLLSRFVGMLTDSRSFLSYSRHEYFRRILCNLIGNDVENGELPADIKWLGKMVQDISFNNARSYFGF, encoded by the coding sequence ATGAAACAATTTTTAGATGCTGATTTCCTGTTGCAGACAGAAACGGCCAAACAGTTATTCCACGATTATGCAAAAGAGATGCCCATCATCGATTATCATAATCACCTGCCTCCGGATGAAATAGCGGCTAACCGTCAGTTCGAGAACCTGACCGCCATGTGGCTGAAAGGAGATCACTATAAGTGGCGTGCAATGCGTGCAAACGGGGTAGCCGAGGCGGATATTACAGGAGATACGGACGACTATACAAAGTTCAGACGCTGGGCAGAAACCGTGCCCTATACCATGCGGAACCCGCTGTATCACTGGACGCATATGGAACTGCTGAACCCATTTGGCGTAAAGCAGTTACTGGATAAAGACAGTGCAGAATGGGTGTATGGACATTGCAACGATCAGTTACCGAAGTGGACTACCCAGGCCCTGTTACAGCATTTCAAGGTACATGCATTATGTACTACTGACGATCCCTGCGATACGTTGGAGCATCACCAGGCCATCAGCCAGTCTTCTTTTAACGTGCGTGTATTGCCTACTTTCAGGCCCGACAAGGCAATAGGTGTGGAAGATGTGCCAGCTTTTAACAGCTATGCAGATAAACTTGGCACAGCAGCAGGTATCAATACGGATAATTACAGTCAGTTCATAGATGCATTGCGCGCCCGTCACGACTACTTTCATGCAAATGGCGGACGTTTGTCCGACCATGGTATCAGTACATTTTATGCAGGTAGTTTTACCGAAGAAGGATTGACTGCTTCTTATGCAAAACTGCGTAAGGGGCAGGCGCTTACACCGGAAGAAGCAGACGCTTTTAAAGCAGGCACCCTGCATACTATCTGTGAATGGAATCATGAGCGTGGTTGGGTACAGCAGTTCCATGTAGGCGCTATCCGCAATAATAACAGCCGTTTGCTGAGCCGCATTGGTGCAGACGCCGGTGTTGACTCCATCGGCGACTGGCAGGTAGCGCAGGCGATGTCTGTGTTCCTGGACAGGCTGGATAAAAATGACAAACTGGCGAAGACAGTAGTATATAATCTGAACCCGGCATACAACGAGGTATTTGCCACCATGGTGGGAAATTTTCAGGATGGCACTGTACCCGGAAAAATGCAGTTCGGATCGGGTTGGTGGTTCCTCGATCAGAAAGACGGTATGGAGAAACAGATGAACACCTTGAGCAATATGGGATTATTGAGCAGGTTTGTGGGTATGCTGACGGATTCGAGAAGTTTTCTTTCCTACTCCCGACATGAATATTTTCGACGTATTTTGTGTAACCTCATAGGTAACGATGTAGAGAACGGAGAGCTGCCCGCAGATATCAAATGGCTGGGTAAGATGGTGCAGGACATCAGTTTCAACAATGCCAGATCGTATTTCGGATTTTAA
- a CDS encoding tagaturonate reductase encodes MLPILNKAHVLKHPELGVSESYFNHPEKILQFGTGVLLRGLVDYLVDKANKKGVYGGRIVVVKSTGGDTNEFSQQDNLYTTNIKGVSQGELVNEVLINASVSRVLQSNADWRQILDAVHQPALQTIVSNTTEVGIQYVAEKIDGVPASFPGKLLAVLWERFQYFKGASHTGFVIVPTELVVNNGALLKEIVLKLAKYNDLPVAFLQWIESDNYFCSSLVDRIVPGKPKDLAALETKAGYSDSLWIDAEPYLLWAIEGDERVREILGFHQTDARMLITPDITPFREQKLRILNGSHTISVPLGYLSGLNTVFECMENAYMRSFFRTVIIEEILPTIREICPQAPEFAEDVLDRFANPNIAHKLLSITFQESMKMNARNVRTITRFYEQQKALPASMCLGFAAMLLFLRPVKQENGQYFGQRGEEYYTITDDNIAIFATYWADIIGRGGAAIAAMVQAISADKRLWESDLSQVPGFVETVSAHLQGMLQEGVKAYADSYSKVL; translated from the coding sequence ATGTTACCTATTTTAAATAAAGCTCATGTATTGAAGCATCCGGAACTGGGGGTGTCAGAGAGCTATTTTAACCATCCGGAGAAGATATTACAGTTCGGTACAGGCGTATTACTTAGAGGATTAGTGGATTACCTGGTGGATAAAGCCAACAAAAAAGGAGTTTACGGCGGAAGGATCGTAGTGGTAAAGTCTACCGGCGGAGATACCAATGAGTTCAGCCAGCAGGACAACCTGTATACAACCAATATCAAGGGCGTTTCTCAAGGGGAACTGGTGAATGAGGTGCTGATCAACGCTTCCGTTAGTCGTGTTTTGCAATCGAATGCAGATTGGCGGCAGATATTAGATGCAGTACACCAGCCCGCACTGCAAACAATCGTTTCGAATACTACCGAGGTAGGTATCCAATACGTAGCCGAAAAAATTGATGGCGTACCGGCATCTTTCCCTGGAAAATTGCTGGCCGTGCTCTGGGAGCGTTTCCAGTATTTTAAAGGGGCTTCGCATACCGGCTTTGTGATCGTACCGACCGAGCTGGTGGTGAACAATGGAGCTTTGCTGAAGGAGATAGTACTGAAACTGGCAAAATATAATGACCTGCCGGTGGCGTTCCTCCAGTGGATAGAAAGTGATAACTATTTCTGCAGCTCGCTGGTGGACAGGATCGTGCCAGGAAAACCGAAAGACCTGGCGGCCCTGGAAACTAAGGCCGGATATAGCGACAGTTTATGGATCGACGCAGAACCTTACCTCCTCTGGGCCATTGAAGGAGATGAGCGTGTCCGGGAAATCCTGGGATTCCATCAGACGGACGCCCGGATGCTGATAACGCCGGATATCACGCCTTTCCGTGAACAAAAACTCAGGATACTGAATGGAAGTCATACCATATCAGTACCGCTGGGCTATCTCTCTGGCCTGAACACTGTTTTTGAATGTATGGAGAATGCCTATATGCGTTCCTTCTTCCGGACAGTTATTATCGAAGAGATCCTGCCTACCATCAGGGAGATCTGTCCGCAGGCGCCTGAATTTGCGGAAGACGTGCTGGACCGCTTTGCCAACCCGAATATCGCGCATAAGCTGCTGAGCATCACCTTCCAGGAAAGTATGAAGATGAATGCGCGGAACGTACGCACCATTACCCGTTTTTATGAGCAGCAGAAAGCATTGCCGGCGTCCATGTGCCTGGGCTTTGCCGCCATGCTGTTGTTCCTGCGCCCTGTGAAGCAGGAGAATGGACAGTATTTTGGCCAACGGGGCGAAGAATATTACACTATCACAGACGACAATATCGCCATCTTTGCAACGTACTGGGCGGATATCATTGGCAGGGGAGGCGCTGCTATCGCAGCAATGGTCCAGGCCATCAGTGCCGACAAACGTTTATGGGAAAGTGATCTGTCGCAGGTCCCCGGTTTTGTGGAAACAGTTTCCGCACATCTGCAGGGGATGTTGCAGGAAGGCGTAAAGGCATATGCAGATAGCTACAGTAAAGTATTATAA
- the mnmA gene encoding tRNA 2-thiouridine(34) synthase MnmA: protein MSRHGKVLVAMSGGIDSTVTALMLHEQGYEVVGITMKTWDYASAGSSKKETGCCNLDSFNDARAAAVHHGFPHFVLDIRDEFGDFVINNFVDEYIAGRTPNPCVLCNTHIKWRALMKRADAMDCAFIATGHYAQIREENDRFVLSKGIDDLKDQSYVLWGLQQDVLARTILPLGKYRKTEIRQMAFDFGYPELAKKAESYEICFVPDNDYRGFLKRKVDGLEEQVNGGNFVLRDGTIVGHHKGYPFYTIGQRKGLDIALGRPVFVTEIIPETNTVVLGNEDELNRNEMTVAGLNLIKYDHIPEGMEAITKIRYKDKGALSNLYNVDGKVKVNFYEHVKGIAPGQSAVFYEGDDVIAGGIIQRSVLPQ from the coding sequence ATGAGCAGACATGGTAAGGTTCTGGTAGCGATGAGCGGCGGTATAGATAGTACCGTTACCGCCCTGATGCTTCATGAACAAGGGTATGAAGTGGTGGGAATCACCATGAAGACCTGGGATTATGCATCTGCCGGCTCCAGCAAAAAGGAAACCGGGTGCTGTAACCTGGATTCCTTCAATGATGCCCGTGCAGCAGCCGTACACCACGGTTTTCCTCACTTCGTACTGGATATCCGGGATGAATTCGGGGATTTTGTTATTAATAACTTTGTAGACGAATATATAGCAGGCCGCACACCTAATCCTTGCGTTCTGTGCAATACCCATATAAAATGGCGTGCGTTGATGAAACGTGCTGACGCCATGGATTGTGCTTTTATTGCTACAGGACACTACGCACAGATCAGGGAAGAAAACGACCGCTTTGTGCTCAGCAAAGGTATTGATGACCTGAAAGACCAAAGCTATGTATTGTGGGGACTTCAGCAGGATGTGCTGGCCCGTACCATACTTCCCCTGGGTAAATACCGCAAGACTGAGATCCGCCAGATGGCGTTCGATTTCGGTTATCCGGAACTGGCAAAAAAAGCAGAAAGCTATGAGATCTGCTTTGTGCCGGACAACGACTACCGCGGTTTCCTGAAGCGTAAAGTGGACGGACTGGAAGAACAGGTAAATGGCGGCAATTTCGTACTGAGAGACGGCACGATCGTCGGTCATCATAAGGGTTATCCCTTCTATACCATCGGGCAGCGTAAAGGGCTGGATATTGCCCTGGGACGCCCGGTATTCGTAACCGAGATCATCCCCGAGACCAATACCGTTGTACTGGGTAATGAAGATGAACTGAACCGGAATGAAATGACCGTTGCTGGTTTGAACCTGATAAAGTACGACCACATTCCTGAAGGTATGGAAGCCATCACCAAGATCCGTTATAAAGATAAGGGTGCGCTCAGCAATCTTTACAATGTAGACGGCAAAGTGAAGGTGAATTTCTACGAACACGTGAAAGGTATCGCTCCCGGTCAGTCAGCCGTTTTCTATGAAGGAGACGATGTGATTGCGGGAGGCATTATACAGCGAAGTGTTTTACCGCAATGA
- a CDS encoding RsmB/NOP family class I SAM-dependent RNA methyltransferase produces the protein MIRWENYLAAAEKIIIAYDGSLPLHHFLKGFFKQHPYMGSRDRRQISQLVYQYYRLGHLWKGAKSTSERILLGSFLCEQEGNEILRFFHPELNEKITLPVEEKLSLLGHGNVTDVFPFTKELSEGIDSLAFSRSFFVQPHLFIRTRNNKQFSILRLLEKAAIAFEVLGDDTIALPNSTKIDAIITDKSWYEIQDASSQKAGAMFNAQAGEQWWDSCAASGGKSILLLDKQPGVKLLASDIRTSIIQNLHQRFKEAGIRHYESVVMDLTAPVSSSVIKDRRFDHIILDAPCSGSGTWGRTPESLSFFNEKQITEYQQLQKKIAANVVQLLKPGGTLIYITCSVFRKENEEVVQFLEEGSGLQVQEGGVIPGYEQRADSMFAVKMLKK, from the coding sequence ATGATCCGTTGGGAAAATTATTTAGCTGCTGCAGAGAAGATCATTATCGCCTACGATGGTTCCCTGCCATTGCATCACTTTCTGAAAGGATTCTTTAAGCAGCATCCTTACATGGGCAGCAGGGACAGGCGACAGATCTCTCAGCTGGTATACCAGTATTACCGGCTGGGACACCTGTGGAAAGGGGCGAAGAGCACCTCCGAAAGAATATTGCTGGGCTCTTTCCTGTGTGAACAGGAAGGGAATGAAATATTAAGGTTCTTTCATCCGGAACTGAACGAAAAGATCACGTTGCCTGTTGAAGAAAAACTGTCATTGCTGGGACATGGAAATGTGACGGATGTATTCCCGTTCACAAAGGAATTATCTGAGGGTATAGACAGCCTCGCTTTCAGCCGCTCTTTTTTCGTGCAGCCGCATCTGTTTATCAGAACACGTAACAATAAGCAGTTTTCGATACTGCGCCTGCTGGAAAAGGCAGCTATTGCATTTGAAGTATTGGGAGATGATACTATCGCATTGCCCAACAGTACGAAGATAGATGCGATCATCACCGATAAGAGCTGGTATGAGATACAGGATGCCTCCTCACAAAAAGCAGGTGCAATGTTCAATGCGCAGGCAGGCGAACAATGGTGGGATAGCTGTGCGGCCAGTGGTGGCAAATCGATCTTGCTGCTGGATAAACAGCCGGGCGTAAAACTGCTGGCAAGCGATATCCGGACCTCTATCATTCAAAACCTGCATCAGCGGTTTAAAGAGGCTGGAATACGGCACTACGAAAGTGTTGTGATGGACCTGACAGCACCCGTGTCATCATCAGTGATCAAAGATCGTCGCTTCGATCATATTATCCTCGATGCGCCCTGCTCCGGATCGGGTACCTGGGGGCGCACGCCTGAAAGTCTTTCTTTCTTCAACGAGAAACAGATCACCGAATATCAGCAGCTGCAAAAGAAGATCGCTGCCAATGTAGTGCAATTGCTGAAGCCCGGCGGAACACTGATCTATATTACCTGCTCCGTCTTCAGAAAAGAGAACGAAGAGGTGGTGCAATTCCTGGAAGAGGGTAGCGGATTGCAGGTACAGGAAGGCGGCGTGATACCAGGATATGAGCAGCGGGCGGATAGTATGTTTGCGGTAAAGATGTTAAAAAAGTAA
- the odhB gene encoding 2-oxoglutarate dehydrogenase complex dihydrolipoyllysine-residue succinyltransferase: protein MAIEIKVPTVGESISEVTIAKWLKKDGDYVQQDEVICEMESEKATFELNAEKAGVLKIAAPEGATLKVGDVACTIDTDAVAPVGNNAPAAAAPVAAAAPAAPVAEAAPAAPAVNKGTIEMKVPTVGESISEVTLIKWLKKDGEYVERDEVICELESEKATFELNAEEAGALQTLGKEGDVLKVGDPIAKIDTSVGRPAGKAQPAAAAAPAAKPQAAPQPQQAPVTAIPNDLKATPVAAAVIADKHVDPSSIKGTGAHGKIMKDDVYAALQNPGVAIGQEMFTRAERREKMSNLRKTVSRRLVEAKNTTAMLTTFNEVDMTAIMELRAKYKEVFKKQHEVNLGFMSFFTKACCFALKEFPSVNAYIDGEELVYHDFCDVSIAVSAPKGLVVPVIRNAESLDMAQIEKKVVELATKARDNKLTMDEMTGGTFTITNGGVFGSLMSTPIINIPQSAILGMHKIQERPMAVNGQVVIRPMMYVALSYDHRIIDGRESVSFLVRVKEMLESPEQLLFGKDPLKALLKL from the coding sequence ATGGCTATCGAAATCAAAGTTCCTACGGTAGGAGAATCTATTAGCGAGGTAACAATTGCAAAGTGGTTGAAGAAAGACGGAGATTATGTGCAGCAGGATGAGGTGATCTGTGAAATGGAATCTGAAAAAGCCACCTTTGAACTGAATGCAGAAAAGGCAGGGGTATTAAAAATTGCAGCCCCTGAAGGCGCTACTTTAAAAGTAGGCGATGTAGCTTGTACAATTGACACCGATGCTGTTGCACCCGTGGGCAACAATGCTCCGGCCGCGGCGGCGCCTGTTGCTGCAGCTGCACCTGCTGCTCCTGTTGCCGAAGCTGCTCCTGCAGCACCTGCGGTAAATAAAGGAACCATTGAGATGAAAGTGCCTACTGTGGGCGAATCTATCAGTGAAGTAACACTGATAAAATGGCTGAAGAAAGACGGTGAGTATGTAGAGCGCGATGAAGTGATCTGCGAGCTGGAATCAGAGAAAGCCACTTTCGAACTGAATGCCGAAGAAGCCGGTGCATTACAGACACTGGGTAAAGAAGGAGATGTATTAAAGGTAGGTGATCCTATCGCCAAAATAGATACCAGCGTAGGCCGTCCTGCGGGTAAAGCACAACCGGCTGCTGCGGCAGCTCCTGCTGCGAAACCACAGGCTGCTCCACAGCCACAGCAGGCGCCGGTGACCGCTATCCCGAACGATCTGAAGGCTACTCCTGTTGCTGCTGCGGTAATTGCAGACAAGCATGTGGATCCATCCTCTATCAAGGGTACCGGTGCACATGGCAAGATCATGAAGGACGATGTATACGCAGCACTCCAGAATCCGGGTGTGGCTATCGGCCAGGAAATGTTCACCCGCGCAGAACGCCGCGAGAAGATGAGCAACCTGCGTAAGACTGTTTCCCGCCGCCTGGTGGAAGCGAAGAATACGACAGCGATGCTGACCACCTTCAACGAAGTGGACATGACAGCCATCATGGAACTGCGTGCCAAATACAAAGAAGTATTCAAGAAACAGCATGAAGTGAACTTAGGCTTTATGAGCTTCTTCACAAAAGCATGTTGTTTTGCACTGAAGGAGTTCCCTTCCGTGAATGCATATATCGACGGAGAAGAGCTGGTATACCATGATTTCTGCGACGTATCTATCGCTGTATCAGCACCGAAAGGACTGGTAGTGCCGGTGATCCGTAATGCAGAAAGCCTGGATATGGCGCAGATTGAAAAGAAAGTAGTGGAACTGGCTACCAAAGCCCGCGACAACAAACTCACCATGGATGAAATGACCGGTGGTACTTTCACCATCACCAACGGAGGCGTGTTCGGTTCGCTGATGAGTACTCCGATCATTAACATCCCTCAGTCTGCTATCTTAGGCATGCACAAGATCCAGGAACGCCCGATGGCTGTCAACGGACAGGTAGTGATCCGTCCGATGATGTACGTTGCGCTGAGCTACGACCACCGTATCATCGATGGCCGTGAGTCTGTGAGCTTCCTGGTGCGTGTAAAAGAAATGCTGGAAAGTCCTGAACAGTTACTGTTCGGTAAAGATCCGCTGAAAGCATTATTGAAATTGTAA